In the Malania oleifera isolate guangnan ecotype guangnan chromosome 1, ASM2987363v1, whole genome shotgun sequence genome, one interval contains:
- the LOC131157729 gene encoding B-box zinc finger protein 19-like isoform X2 produces the protein MRTLCDACESAAAVLFCAADEAALCRACDEKVHMCNKLANRHVRVGLADPSDIPSCDICENAPGFLYCEVDGSSLCLQCDMAVHVGGKRTHGRYLLLKQRVEFPGDKPGHLKDPAAQPIDLGENRRVQNQPPKLTVGENQLNHKVSPALMSDANAYENERMDAKMIDLNMQPQRIHGQASTNQEFVVFSSTNNESSRACRDDIFSKRPEK, from the exons ATGCGGACCCTTTGTGACGCCTGTGAGAGTGCAGCGGCCGTCCTCTTCTGTGCCGCCGACGAGGCCGCCCTTTGCCGTGCCTGCGACGAGAAG GTCCACATGTGTAATAAGCTTGCTAATCGACATGTACGAGTCGGACTTGCTGATCCCAGTGATATTCCCAGCTGTGATATATGTGAAAATGCACCTG GTTTTCTTTACTGTGAAGTAGATGGAAGTTCCCTTTGTTTGCAATGTGATATGGCTGTACATGTTGGAGGTAAAAGAACTCATGGAAGATATCTCCTATTGAAGCAGAGAGTTGAG TTTCCAGGGGATAAGCCTGGCCATCTCAAGGACCCAGCTGCACAACCGATAGATCTAGGAGAGAACAGGAGGGTTCAAAATCAGCCACCTAAATTGACAGTGGGAGAGAACCAGCTAAATCACAAGGTCTCTCCTGCTCTGATGTCCGATGCTAATGCTTATGAGAATGAAAGGATGGATGCTAAAATGATTGATTTGAATATGCAACCACAAAGGATACATGGGCAGGCTTCAACCAATCAG GAGTTTGTTGTTTTTAGCAGCACGAATAATGAGTCCTCCAGAGCTTGCAGGGATGATATTTTCAGTAAAAGGCCTGAAAAGTGA
- the LOC131157729 gene encoding B-box zinc finger protein 18-like isoform X4: MRTLCDACESAAAVLFCAADEAALCRACDEKVHMCNKLANRHVRVGLADPSDIPSCDICENAPGFLYCEVDGSSLCLQCDMAVHVGGKRTHGRYLLLKQRVEFPGDKPGHLKDPAAQPIDLGENRRVQNQPPKLTVGENQLNHKVSPALMSDANAYENERMDAKMIDLNMQPQRIHGQASTNQHE; the protein is encoded by the exons ATGCGGACCCTTTGTGACGCCTGTGAGAGTGCAGCGGCCGTCCTCTTCTGTGCCGCCGACGAGGCCGCCCTTTGCCGTGCCTGCGACGAGAAG GTCCACATGTGTAATAAGCTTGCTAATCGACATGTACGAGTCGGACTTGCTGATCCCAGTGATATTCCCAGCTGTGATATATGTGAAAATGCACCTG GTTTTCTTTACTGTGAAGTAGATGGAAGTTCCCTTTGTTTGCAATGTGATATGGCTGTACATGTTGGAGGTAAAAGAACTCATGGAAGATATCTCCTATTGAAGCAGAGAGTTGAG TTTCCAGGGGATAAGCCTGGCCATCTCAAGGACCCAGCTGCACAACCGATAGATCTAGGAGAGAACAGGAGGGTTCAAAATCAGCCACCTAAATTGACAGTGGGAGAGAACCAGCTAAATCACAAGGTCTCTCCTGCTCTGATGTCCGATGCTAATGCTTATGAGAATGAAAGGATGGATGCTAAAATGATTGATTTGAATATGCAACCACAAAGGATACATGGGCAGGCTTCAACCAATCAG CACGAATAA
- the LOC131157729 gene encoding B-box zinc finger protein 19-like isoform X3 — translation MRTLCDACESAAAVLFCAADEAALCRACDEKVHMCNKLANRHVRVGLADPSDIPSCDICENAPGFLYCEVDGSSLCLQCDMAVHVGGKRTHGRYLLLKQRVEFPGDKPGHLKDPAAQPIDLGENRRVQNQPPKLTVGENQLNHKVSPALMSDANAYENERMDAKMIDLNMQPQRIHGQASTNQGTCEGLVISS, via the exons ATGCGGACCCTTTGTGACGCCTGTGAGAGTGCAGCGGCCGTCCTCTTCTGTGCCGCCGACGAGGCCGCCCTTTGCCGTGCCTGCGACGAGAAG GTCCACATGTGTAATAAGCTTGCTAATCGACATGTACGAGTCGGACTTGCTGATCCCAGTGATATTCCCAGCTGTGATATATGTGAAAATGCACCTG GTTTTCTTTACTGTGAAGTAGATGGAAGTTCCCTTTGTTTGCAATGTGATATGGCTGTACATGTTGGAGGTAAAAGAACTCATGGAAGATATCTCCTATTGAAGCAGAGAGTTGAG TTTCCAGGGGATAAGCCTGGCCATCTCAAGGACCCAGCTGCACAACCGATAGATCTAGGAGAGAACAGGAGGGTTCAAAATCAGCCACCTAAATTGACAGTGGGAGAGAACCAGCTAAATCACAAGGTCTCTCCTGCTCTGATGTCCGATGCTAATGCTTATGAGAATGAAAGGATGGATGCTAAAATGATTGATTTGAATATGCAACCACAAAGGATACATGGGCAGGCTTCAACCAATCAG GGTACTTGTGAGGGCTTGGTTATATCATCATAA
- the LOC131157729 gene encoding B-box zinc finger protein 18-like isoform X1: MRTLCDACESAAAVLFCAADEAALCRACDEKVHMCNKLANRHVRVGLADPSDIPSCDICENAPGFLYCEVDGSSLCLQCDMAVHVGGKRTHGRYLLLKQRVEFPGDKPGHLKDPAAQPIDLGENRRVQNQPPKLTVGENQLNHKVSPALMSDANAYENERMDAKMIDLNMQPQRIHGQASTNQVRMIHCQFLQIRVLILFHTFISNLISTFNVSHEWNSSVLYYMHRAPTPPRAGAARPLK; the protein is encoded by the exons ATGCGGACCCTTTGTGACGCCTGTGAGAGTGCAGCGGCCGTCCTCTTCTGTGCCGCCGACGAGGCCGCCCTTTGCCGTGCCTGCGACGAGAAG GTCCACATGTGTAATAAGCTTGCTAATCGACATGTACGAGTCGGACTTGCTGATCCCAGTGATATTCCCAGCTGTGATATATGTGAAAATGCACCTG GTTTTCTTTACTGTGAAGTAGATGGAAGTTCCCTTTGTTTGCAATGTGATATGGCTGTACATGTTGGAGGTAAAAGAACTCATGGAAGATATCTCCTATTGAAGCAGAGAGTTGAG TTTCCAGGGGATAAGCCTGGCCATCTCAAGGACCCAGCTGCACAACCGATAGATCTAGGAGAGAACAGGAGGGTTCAAAATCAGCCACCTAAATTGACAGTGGGAGAGAACCAGCTAAATCACAAGGTCTCTCCTGCTCTGATGTCCGATGCTAATGCTTATGAGAATGAAAGGATGGATGCTAAAATGATTGATTTGAATATGCAACCACAAAGGATACATGGGCAGGCTTCAACCAATCAGGTCAGAATGATCCATTGTCAATTTCTCCAGATACGGGTCTTGATTCTGTTTCAtactttcatttcaaatttaatCTCTACTTTTAACGTCTCTCATGAATGGAATAGTTCCGTGTTGTATTACATGCATAGGGCGCCCACACCCCCCCGCGCGGGGGCGGCCCGCCCTCTCAAGTGA